CGAtggaacagaagaagaagaagacggacgTGTGCGTCTGAATGTACAGTTTGTTTTGGCCTCCATCTGATTACAGGGAAGCTCTCGTGGCCGCACGTCGGGACACGTTAAGTCGACTCGACCTCATTCCTCCACGGAAACAGTTTCAAACCTTTCAgtcttttttgtatttgacatTTGAGATGCTGAAGAACTGGCTCGATCGGCTCCTCCAGTTGTGCACGTACAAAGGTTTGAAAGAAATTAAAGCGGAGCTCCGACTCCTGATTGGATCTTTAGAAACGAGGAGGAGGGGTAAGGTGAGGGCGCGTGATTGTCGAAGGCGGCGGTTTGACACCTGCATAGTGTGATGAAGGCACGGCGGCTGTGTGTTCACATGAGTCCAGTctgagagaaggaggaggaggaggaggaggtggaggaggagggggtggagttGGCACACTGCACTTCCTGTTGAGGTAAGATGAAGTGGCGTGGAAGAGTCGGACTTCGCTGTCTTTGGTTCGTAGCTCAGTGATTTGTGTCTTTGAAGCTCTTCGTGAGTCTTATGTGGTTCTTAAAATCCGTCTGGAGGAGACAGATTcgaataaaagtgttttttgttttttttaaagaagatgaCACGatccctttttgtttcctttcacacGCGGGAGCAGCTCGCGTCACGTTTTAGACACACGGGTTCTCTGTTCGTTCCTAAAGTTCCTCCGTGTTTTGTTCGTTCGTTATGTGTGGCACCTTCGGCggcgctctctctcctcccgtcTCGTTCCCTGAGGGCTCAAACGTCTCCACATCTGACACGGAGGAGCGTTACACCACGAACTCGGGGACCTCCTCGCTCGTCAGGTCCAGGGAGAAGTATTTGTTGGCTCTCTTGATGGGGAACGGGTGCTGCTCGCTGAGCATGCTGGCGCGCTGGTCGGCGAGGCCTTGGTAGCAGCCGCTGTCGCTCAGCTCCTGGGCGCAGCCGAAGGTGTAGCTGTGGGCGGTGTCCTGGCAGAGCTCCGCCCACTGCAGGCAGTCCTTCTGGTAGAGCCGGACGTCGTCCAGAGACTGGCTGTGCCGGTCGGTGGAAGACTGAGGCTTCCTGGACGCAGatgtctgcaggtggagacaAATCAAATATTACGAAGCTGTTAATTACCGTCAGTCACTCAGGAGTCACGCTGTAATTAACTTTCCACGTCTGTTGTACTCGGCTGGATTTAGAGCGGAACTATGTGACACCTCGACAATAGTTTCCTATTCAGTAATGAAACAGAGGAGCGTCCAACAGAGTACACAGTACAGAGTACGGAACAACGTGTTTAACCACAGATCGGGATGTCGGTTTACCTGCGGCAGAGACTCGATGCTCTGTCCTCTCATCTTGACGACGGTCTcggaggagctggaggtggaggagctgacGTCCTTGACGATCAGTCCTGTGGAGAACAGACGACAAACGTTCAGCCGCAGTAGGAAACGACTCTTGGTCGGCCTCCGTTAAAAACGATTTCACAGATGTAGAAATGATTCAGCCTGGGTTTTTACGAGCTTCTTTATGTTCGACTGTTAAAACCTTCTGCAGACGCTGCAGGGAGTCAAAGCGGGGCAGATCTGTACCTGAGTATCCGTTGCTCTGATCGGGCGACATGGTCAACATGTCCTCGGTGATGTGGATGCACAGCTCCTGATCCAGAGCCATCTCGTGAAGCTCCTCGTAGTCTTTGGGGTCGTCCACCAGCATCTCGATCTCTGAACAACACACAGTGTCTGAATTAGTACAAAGTTGCACGAGTAATCTTGATTTGAGCGTCGACATCGACTCTCCACTCTCACCGTCGTCGTCCAGGATGCGCTCCTTGCCGCTGCTCTCGATGCCGGAGGTGTGCGAGCTCCCGTGGCTGGTCGTGGACGAGCTGCAGGTCCGTAGCGGCCTGTGCGGGGCCTGACTCGGGGCCCTGAAGCTGTCCGTCTCGATGCCGGAGGTGTGCGAGCTGCCGTGGCTGGTCGTGGAGTGACGGGACAGGCGTTTGTGGTGAGACATGCTGCCTGCGCTGCTGCCGCTGGCCCGGGAGCGTTTGTCCAGGTGCTCCATGTCCAGATCCAGAGCGTCGCTGATGTACGACTCCctgtactgcttcttctctgGAATCAGCCAAACACAGACACGGCGCCGTTTATAACAGAGTtcaaaatgtctaaaaactTGAAATACTGCCTTAAATTACAGCACAAGTTCCACATTTTTGGGAGTGATTTGTTTTCTGGCCGACAGTTAGAGGAGAAGATTGATGCCTCTCTCACATCTGCCGGACTATTTCTTACTGTGGTAACACACACTCAATGTAAGACAGGATGAGAGGTGAAAAAGCTGGAAGATAACCTTCGTTTTCCTCCAACCGGCGGACTTGTTTGAGGACCGGCTGCAGGTTCATGTAGAGCCGGTGGCTGTTgctgagcagctgcaggaggtggCGAGAGCGCACGGGGCAGCCGGTGTAGTAGATGAGCTTACGGGCCGAAGGCAGACCGTCGGGAAGGATTTCAAACTTCTTCCCCTGAGAGacggacagaaaacaaaaaaacacatgaatgttGATTACAGGACTCTGTGATTTACTGCAGCCAGTAATATACGATTATGAAACAGGAATGTAGATTTCAAATATGATTAAATGCCAGAAAGGCCTGAAGGCAAAACcgcgagagacagagaggagggacgCAGTGCAACACAATGCACAAGTTTGTGTATCTGTTCTTGATTTCTGCATTTTTGAGCAGATTTGATGGTTTTCCAGGAAGAGGACATGTTGGCTGAACGCGTGGAAAAACTAAAATGGTGGGTTTGTGCTTTCTTCCcgcgcctttttttttttttattttggcagagGCATCGACCCAATAACAGCTGTCTTTAGTGTCAGCGGGGTTGTTTTCAATACAGACCTATAAACATTTCTGCGAGGGTTTGACTTTCAAAGGCGACGGGCGGCTTTAAAAGGCCTGGAAAATGCAAAGAGCTGCACATTTCTGACCGCAGCACGGAGCTGCACGGttcacaggttttttttaaagaaaccagCTTAATCCAAGCGTGTTCAAAGTTTGTGCATAGGTAGGGCGGCACATTATAGATAATCATCGTTGTGTTATGGGGAAACGAGTTCATAAAAACGTCACCGACAGCGGCTTTCCAATAAACGATAATCTCCTCTGGGCAGAGGCTGAAATACTTCCTGAGCTGCAGGAAAACTCGGGCTGAGGAattctcctccatccttcaaCTCCACTGTTTGTCTTCGACCTCAAACTGCCCCTCTGCAGCTCCCGGTGGCCGTcagtaaaacactgaaatcatcTCGGGCACAGAGCGAGGCGAAGCAGCTCTGTTCCCTCTGCTCGGAGAAGTTACGCTGCCCTGTGGGTGGTTCTGTTCGTGTTTTTATGTGAGCATTTTGAAACTGTTGTCCTCGTTTTGGGCACAAACGTCTCTATATAAAGAACAGAGGAGTGTCAGCAGACGTCTGAACCAAAAGTTCCAGTTTTTGTTGCTCATACACGACCTACATCTACGTGAGTTGATGATCTCCCTGTACTTGGACTAATTGGTTTGTAGACGCGTCTGATGTCAGATGATTTGAAAAGTGAATGCTCATCTTCATCTAGTTTAATCACGttgtttctccttcttcctGTTCTGGCGATGACGCATCAGAACTTCTTGTATTTGGTTCTGGTTCCTGAAAGTTCGAGCCGtccttcaaaatgttttcacgCTCGAGACGAACCAAAGCGGGTCGACCAGCGAGATCAACTCTTTTCATCAAACCGAGGTTGTGCTGAGTCATCAGGGTCTCAAACTGGACTAAATGAGACAGATgagcctgttgttgttgttgttgttgtgctgtcaTTACTGATTTTTACTGAGGGGGACGGATGAAAAAAGATTTTCACCCTGGGAATGAGTCTTCACTGTGACTGTGAATCTGTTTGATGCAGGTACAGATCAAATCCAAACATATTGAAcgtttctctgctgctggtaaCTTTATTCCAGACTTGGTTATTAAAAGGTTTTCAGACGGCACTTAAACTGGGTTCTTGTTTCATTCAGTGCACATGGTCAGTCCGTGTAAACTCTCTGCTGAGGGCAGCTGGATAACCTCGTCCCTCTTCCAACAGGCCACACACGTCGAAAACCAGGGGGGCCGCATCCAACAATCCCTCAACGAGACCAGCATCAACTGGCGAGGTTGAGCAGAGTCTCAGATCCAACACCACAGGACACGAGGGTGATGACTTCATCTCAGCTCCCAGAAGGAAGAGGGGGGTGTCAAACTCTAACAGACTCAGGAGAAGCATAAAAGCATCAGACACACAGATTTCTACGTCCTCATTCCTTTAAACCTCGATAAGTTAAAGTCACCCCGGACAATATCCTCAACAGAAAATCCCCCGGAAAAAACCATCGCATGAAACATCTGGTGTTTATTGACCCACGCGTCCCTCCGCCCTGCTGCTCACTCTGGCTCGTTCGGGGCCGTAGCTGCAGCCGTGGTGGCAGCGGTGTTTCTGGATGACGTGACTCGTGGGTGGGGTGGGAGGAGAAAAGCCTGTTATTCGGGAGAAGGGTGGGACGGGGCCACGAGAGGCCCTTCGTGTCCACAGTGAAACCACAGCCAAGCCACCGCCGGGTTTCGCTCTCACGACGGCTGCAGACGTGAGGAAACCGCCGAgaaaacaaggaggaggaaaacaggATGTCTTCACGGTGAACTGTGCGGCAGATGAGACCAAAGAGAAACTCCGACTTCCTCACAGTCATGAAACCTGCTCGACTCAGTGATAAGCAGTAATAACTTCTCTGGATTGTGATTAACAGCCGGGCCGGCACAAACCGTGAAGCCGTCTCAGTCAAGCAGATATATAGCGAGCTTCTCGGCCTTCCAGCGATAACACAAACCCTATGGAAGCAAATCAACAGACGGACTCGGAGCACAGATGAAAAGATTCAACACACCAGCGATTattgataaaaaaatgaataaatcaagaGGGGTGTACATCCAATGGAAGAAACGCTGCTGCAGATTACATGAAAATATGTATACGATATCTGCGTGTGTGCACAGGCAGGGGAAGTCTTTCTAAATCCCTGATTAGTTCCAGAGGACTCGCGGGGTT
This DNA window, taken from Larimichthys crocea isolate SSNF chromosome XXIV, L_crocea_2.0, whole genome shotgun sequence, encodes the following:
- the frmd6 gene encoding FERM domain-containing protein 6 isoform X2; protein product: MNKLNFHNNKTMQDRRCVCVFLPNDDTLNVIVNVKTLCQELLVQVCDLLRLKDCHLFGLSVIQNNEHIYMELDQKLSKYCPKEWKREASKGIDQFGPPMIIHFRAQYYVENGRLISDRAARYYYYWHLRKQVLLSQCIQREEAYFLLAAFALQADLGNFKRNKHFGKYFEPEAYFPPWVIAKRGREYILRHIPNMHKDQFALTASEAHLKYIKECAQLDDVTVHYYRLYKDKKEVDASLTLGLTLRGIQIFQNVGSVRQLLYDFPWTNVGKLVFVGKKFEILPDGLPSARKLIYYTGCPVRSRHLLQLLSNSHRLYMNLQPVLKQVRRLEENEEKKQYRESYISDALDLDMEHLDKRSRASGSSAGSMSHHKRLSRHSTTSHGSSHTSGIETDSFRAPSQAPHRPLRTCSSSTTSHGSSHTSGIESSGKERILDDDEIEMLVDDPKDYEELHEMALDQELCIHITEDMLTMSPDQSNGYSGLIVKDVSSSTSSSSETVVKMRGQSIESLPQTSASRKPQSSTDRHSQSLDDVRLYQKDCLQWAELCQDTAHSYTFGCAQELSDSGCYQGLADQRASMLSEQHPFPIKRANKYFSLDLTSEEVPEFVV
- the frmd6 gene encoding FERM domain-containing protein 6 isoform X1, with protein sequence MHKDQFALTASEAHLKYIKECAQLDDVTVHYYRLYKDKKEVDASLTLGLTLRGIQIFQNVGSVRQLLYDFPWTNVGKLVFVGKKFEILPDGLPSARKLIYYTGCPVRSRHLLQLLSNSHRLYMNLQPVLKQVRRLEENEEKKQYRESYISDALDLDMEHLDKRSRASGSSAGSMSHHKRLSRHSTTSHGSSHTSGIETDSFRAPSQAPHRPLRTCSSSTTSHGSSHTSGIESSGKERILDDDEIEMLVDDPKDYEELHEMALDQELCIHITEDMLTMSPDQSNGYSGLIVKDVSSSTSSSSETVVKMRGQSIESLPQTSASRKPQSSTDRHSQSLDDVRLYQKDCLQWAELCQDTAHSYTFGCAQELSDSGCYQGLADQRASMLSEQHPFPIKRANKYFSLDLTSEEVPEFVV